The following DNA comes from Methanosarcina vacuolata Z-761.
ATAACCTAAATATCCACAAAGAAAAATCATTCTATGAGACATTTAGCGAAGAAGAAGCAAAAAAGATACTGGAAAAAATAGAGTTCCATTACACACCAAAGCATGCGAGTTGGCTAAATGCTGCAGAAATAGAGATTAATGTGATGAATACACAATGTACAAACAGGCGAATACCTTACATAAAAACGCTTAGCAAAGAAGTAGATGCATGGATGCACAGAAGGAATATGAATAAAAAGAAAATAAACTGGAAGTTTACGAAGAAGAATGCTGATGAGAAAATGGCAAAACGTTATGTGTCATAATTAAATTGTCATGACACTAGGATATAAATTGATATACAGAAACGTATAGTAGTTTAAGTATATAATTTAATGGATGTTTTTTTAAGAAAAATCAGTGTTTGAGGGATATTGCACACTTCGTTCTCCATTGTATCTTCTCAAAGGAAGATCCTTTGCAAATTATGGAGACATTTCAGTATTATTTTTATATGTGGATTATAGACTCTTTTCATGTCGCTATCTCTACACTACATATATCTTATTCTTATTGCAATGTTGCTCGGAGCGTTGCTTCCAACAGCCGGATGTCTTCCGGAAAGTGAAGCTGTATCCGCAGACCAGAATAACATCACGATGTTAAACTTGACATACTACACAGAACAGCTACCGCCCTATAACTATATGGACAACGGTACGCTAAAAGGAATTTCCATTGATCTCCTTGAAGCGGTCACCGAGAAGATGGGAAAAAAAGTGACACGGGAAGAGATAAAACTCGTTCCCTGGACTGAGGGATATAAGACTGTTCTCACACAGAACAATACCGTACTCTTTACTACCGTGAGAGTTCCTGAACGTGAGCAGTCTTTCAAATGGGTAGGACCCATCTATACGTATACCAATGTCCTTTTCGCCAGGCCGGATAGGGGAATAACAATAGAGAGACCTGAAGATCTGAACAGGTACAGGATCGGAGTAATCGTCGACGATATCGCTGTTCAGCAGCTGCTCGATGCCGGTGTGAATGAAAGCCAGCTAGTGCAGGAGACGAATGCATCCGTAATTGTCGAAAAACTCGATAACGGCGAGATCGATCTGTGGGCTTACCCGGAGGCTGCGGGCCGGTACATCACCGAACAGGTTACCGGAAATTCGTACTCGTTCAGAGTTGTTTATACATTACCGGACCGGGAGGGCTACTATGTATTCAACAAGAACACTTCGGATTCAACTGTTATGTCTTTCCAGCAGGCCCTCGATGCCGTTAAACAGGAGAAAGACGCCACAGGCATTAGCACTTATGAGCGGATCCTCGGGAAGTATATCTCATCGATCGGCCTTTCTCAGCTCAATTATCTGACCGAAGAGTGGGCACCTTTCAATTACCAGAAGGATGAAAATGTCACCGGGATCTCTGTCGAAATACTCGAGGCAGTTTTCAAAAACATAGGAGTTAACCTCTCACGGGCAGATGTCCGCATTGTTCCCCTGGAAGAAGGTTTCCAGACCGCGCAGAACAACACAAGTACCGTGCTTTTTTCAATTGCTTGCACACCCGAACGTGAGCCTCTATATAAGTGGGCAGGACCTTTTACCAAGGCAAGTTTTATTCTTTATGCACCGGTAAGCAACAATATTACAATATCCTCTCCAGAAGATCTCAATCAGTACCGGATAGGGGTGGTACAGGGTTCAATCGAAAATAACCTACTCACCAGCCAGGGTGTAACTGCATCGCAGATTGTCAACGGCAAAACCCCAGAAGATCTCCTCCGTATGCTGGAAGAGAGCCAGATTGACCTGTGGGCAACGGGGGATCTCGCCGGGAGGAATCAGATGCTACAGACCGCAGCTGACCCCAATGCCTATGAGATCGTATATACTCTAAGCGAAAACGACCTATATTATATCTTCAGCAAGGATGTCCCGGATACACTGGTTAGTGCTTTCCAGCAGACCCTCGAAAACG
Coding sequences within:
- a CDS encoding cache domain-containing protein produces the protein MLLGALLPTAGCLPESEAVSADQNNITMLNLTYYTEQLPPYNYMDNGTLKGISIDLLEAVTEKMGKKVTREEIKLVPWTEGYKTVLTQNNTVLFTTVRVPEREQSFKWVGPIYTYTNVLFARPDRGITIERPEDLNRYRIGVIVDDIAVQQLLDAGVNESQLVQETNASVIVEKLDNGEIDLWAYPEAAGRYITEQVTGNSYSFRVVYTLPDREGYYVFNKNTSDSTVMSFQQALDAVKQEKDATGISTYERILGKYISSIGLSQLNYLTEEWAPFNYQKDENVTGISVEILEAVFKNIGVNLSRADVRIVPLEEGFQTAQNNTSTVLFSIACTPEREPLYKWAGPFTKASFILYAPVSNNITISSPEDLNQYRIGVVQGSIENNLLTSQGVTASQIVNGKTPEDLLRMLEESQIDLWATGDLAGRNQMLQTAADPNAYEIVYTLSENDLYYIFSKDVPDTLVSAFQQTLENVRNQKDAQGVSDYERIIYRNLGAGCAQQTFTDDAVVKLVNITSAAVEKNASETFQRINAGEAPYRDAKDPALYTFVYDENLTIVAHADNVQVVGKNFKGKTDVTGKPFRDEILEGALKNGTGWVDYIYMHPVQMNLYYKTTYYRLTQGSDGKSYIVCSGNYKRCEKQSEGMPVNNSSASPEELVAFVEKAFEYAHIHGKEAALREFNNQTGKFVDGELYIFAYDTNGTTLALPFQPEIIGNNRWNITDANGNLYIQNLIDTAQSGGGFVWYLYADPAENFTVKQKLSYVMKVDDNWIIGAGIYNSSENSSIVTVGTDPQIRERLKSFVGEAIDYANESGKDAAIAEFNNQNGTFIRDGLYIYAFDYNGTTLALPYQPELIGTDLSGLQDPYGVNYTRVEIFLAQQGGDFLFYHYYNPARNMTLEPKMSYVQKVDDTWWLGAGTYIEDLNQTTQTR